A genomic segment from Aegilops tauschii subsp. strangulata cultivar AL8/78 chromosome 1, Aet v6.0, whole genome shotgun sequence encodes:
- the LOC120970266 gene encoding uncharacterized protein, with protein MANAEEEEDVEEPLDCGICFLPLDVPPTFMILRSWAPDLLALPRHARGGGGDVPRLQRQGRRLGSRRSLDRDVWPAYYEPHDHSGALHGPCRCPGDARGFVGSTAALLCHFVSTHDWPVHTGVTSEDSLGSPFIN; from the exons ATGGCGAacgcagaggaggaggaggacgtcgAGGAGCCCCTCGACTGCGGCATCTGCTTCCTCCCACTCGACGTGCCGCCGACCTTCATGATAC TGCGAAGCTGGGCACCTGATCTGCTCGCCCTGCCGCGACATGCTCGGGGTGGCGGCGGGGACGTGCCACGTCTGCAGCGCCAAGGCCGCCGCCTCGGCTCTCGCCGGAGCCTCGACCGCGACGTCTGGCCGGCCTACTACGAGCCCCACGACCACAGCGGCGCGCTCCACGGGCCGTGCCGCTGCCCAGGCGACGCCCGCGGCTTCGTTGGCAGCACGGCGGCGCTCCTCTGCCACTTCGTCAGCACACACGACTGGCCGGTCCACACTGGGGTGACCTCCGAGGacagcttgggttctccattcatcaa tTGA